One Skermanella pratensis genomic window, TGGTGCCGAAATAGTAGTGCAGGTTGGCCTTGGGCAACCCGGCCGCCTGGGCGATCTGCGCCATGGTGGCCCCGGCGAGCCCGGTTTCGGCGAAGACCCGCTCGGCCGCCTCCAGGATGCGCGTCTCGTTCTCCCGCCGGATGCGCCCGCGGGGAGGGGAGGTGACGCCGGAAGCAGCCGAATTATTCATCATGTCGCCCATCTCAGCAGCAATCCGTCCCATATCCGATCATTTTTGAAACAAGTTGACCAAGCGGTCAATTTGTTTATAGCATTCATCCAAAGATGCCGACAAACGGCCCGCCGGGACCGAACCAACGGGACCGAACCGGAAGCGGCCCGGCGGAAAGGAACGAAGCGACCAACGGAACAGGAGCAGGCGGGATGACGAGCGTGATGGACGTGCCGGCGGACATTGCTCCCAGGCGGCTGTCGCCGCGGGAGTACGAGGCCAACTTCGACGATGCCACGCCGCCGCTGAGCCGCAAGCAGGCGCTGATCGAGGCGGCGCGCTGCTATTATTGCTACGACGCGCCGTGCATGGAGGCCTGCCCGACCGGCATCGACATCCCGAGCTTCATCAGGAAGATCGCCGGCGACAACGTCAAGGGCTCCGCCGTGACGATCCTGGAGGAGAACATCATGGGCGGCATGTGCGCCCGGGTGTGCCCGACCGAGATCCTGTGCGAGCAGGCCTGCGTCCGCACCGCGCAGGAGCACAAGCCGGTGGCGATCGGCGCGCTCCAGCGCTATGCGACGGACTGGCTGTTCGAGCGCGGCATCCAGCCCTTCGAGCGGGCGGAACCGACCGGCCGCAAGGTCGCCGTGGTCGGCGCCGGCCCGGCCGGACTGTCCTGCGCGCACCAGCTGGCGATGCACGGCCACGAGGTGACCGTGTTCGAGGCGCGGGAGAAGCCCGGCGGCCTGAACGAGTACGGCATCGCCGCCTACAAGGTGACCGATGGTTTCGCCGGGCGGGAGGTCGATTTCATCCTGTCCCTGGGCGGCATCACGATCGAGCACGGCAAGGCGCTGGGGCGCGACGTGACCCTGGCGGAGCTTCGGGCCGGCTACGGCGCGGTGTTCCTGGGGCTGGGCCACAACGCGGTCAACGCGCTGCGGATCGAGGGCGAGGAGCTGGAGGGCGTGGTCAACGCGGTCGATTTCATCGCGGCGCTGCGCCAAGCCCCGGACAAGTCGGCGCTGCCGGTCGGGCGCCGGATCGTCGTGATCGGCGGCGGCAACACCGCCATCGACGTAGCGACCCAGTCCAAGCGGCTGGGGGCGGAGGACGTCACGGTCGTCTATCGCCGCGGCCCCGACGCCATGTCGGCGACCGGAGCCGAGCAGGAATGGGCGCAGACCAACGGCGTTCGGATCAAGTACTGGGCCCAGCCGCGCCGGGTGATCGGGGCGGGCGGCCAGGTCCGCGAGGTCGAGTTCGAATACACCCTCCTGGACGAGGCCGGACGGCTGGCCGGCACCCGGGAGTTCTTCCGCATCCCGGCCGACATGGTGTTCAAGGCGATCGGCCAGTGCTTCGTTCCGGCGGCGGTCGGGGACGCCGATCTGGCGGAACTGCTGGAGTTCCGGCCCGACGGGCGGTTCGCGGTCAACGAGGACCGGCAGACCTCCCTTCCCAACGTGTTCGCCGGCGGCGACTGCGTGGCCGGGATCGACCTGACCGTGTCGGCGGTGCAGGACGGCAAGGTGGCGGCGGAAGCGATCCACCGCCTGCTGGGCGCATCGTGACGGCCGGGCCGGGAAAAAGGTCAAGGTCGGGTCCAGGGGCAGGAACAGGGAGATAGCGTCATGGCAAGTCTGGTCACCAACTTCGTCGGCATCCGGTCGCCCAACCCGTTCTGGCTGGCCTCCGCGCCGCCGACGGACAAGGAATACAACGTCGTCCGCGCCTTCAAGGCCGGCTGGGGCGGCGTGGTGTGGAAGACGCTGGGGGAGGACCCGCCGGTCGTCAACGTGTCGTCGCGCTACGGCGCCTTCAGCTATAACGGCACCCGCGTCGCCGGCTTCAACAACATCGAGCTGATCACCGACCGGCCGTTGGAGGTCAATCTCCAGGAGATCAAGTCGGTCAAGCAGCGGTTCCCCGACCGGGCCATGGTCGTGTCGCTGATGGTGCCGTGCGAGGAGGAGAGCTGGAAGAGCATCCTGCGCCGGGTCGAGGAGACCGAAGCGGACGGCATCGAGCTGAATTTCGGCTGCCCGCACGGCATGTCGGAGCGGGGCATGGGCTCGGCGGTCGGGCAGGTGCCGGAATATGTCGAGATGGTCACCCGCTGGTGCAAGCAGCACAGCCGCATGCCGGTGATCGTCAAGCTGACGCCCAACATCACCAACATCCTGGGCCCGGCGCGGGCGGCGAAGCGCGGCGGCGCCGACGCGGTGTCGCTGATCAACACGATCCAGTCGATCATGTCGGTGGACCTGGACGCGATGGCGCCGACCCCCACGGTGGACGGCAAGGGCACCCACGGCGGCTATTGCGGCCCGGCGGTCAAGCCGATCGCGATGCGGATGGTGGCCGACATCGCCCGCGACCCGGAATGCCGGGGGATGGCGATCAGCGGCATCGGCGGCGTTTCCACCTGGCGGGACGCGGCGGAGTTCATCAGCCTGGGCGCCGGCACGGTCCAGGTCTGCACCGCCGCGATGCACCACGGCTTCCGCATCGTCGAGGAGATGGCCGATGGCCTGGCCAACTGGATGGACCGCCGGGGCTTCGGGGAGGTCAAGGACTTCACCGGGATGGCGATCCCCAACTATGTCCACTGGGAGGACCTTAACCTCAACTACAAGATCGTCGCCCATATC contains:
- the preA gene encoding NAD-dependent dihydropyrimidine dehydrogenase subunit PreA, translating into MASLVTNFVGIRSPNPFWLASAPPTDKEYNVVRAFKAGWGGVVWKTLGEDPPVVNVSSRYGAFSYNGTRVAGFNNIELITDRPLEVNLQEIKSVKQRFPDRAMVVSLMVPCEEESWKSILRRVEETEADGIELNFGCPHGMSERGMGSAVGQVPEYVEMVTRWCKQHSRMPVIVKLTPNITNILGPARAAKRGGADAVSLINTIQSIMSVDLDAMAPTPTVDGKGTHGGYCGPAVKPIAMRMVADIARDPECRGMAISGIGGVSTWRDAAEFISLGAGTVQVCTAAMHHGFRIVEEMADGLANWMDRRGFGEVKDFTGMAIPNYVHWEDLNLNYKIVAHIDQDSCIKCGLCHIACEDTAHQAIGALRLAGARRYEVIEDECVGCNLCMHVCPVENCITMERRDEGKPFLTWKDHPNNPMRREAAE
- a CDS encoding NAD(P)-dependent oxidoreductase, whose protein sequence is MTSVMDVPADIAPRRLSPREYEANFDDATPPLSRKQALIEAARCYYCYDAPCMEACPTGIDIPSFIRKIAGDNVKGSAVTILEENIMGGMCARVCPTEILCEQACVRTAQEHKPVAIGALQRYATDWLFERGIQPFERAEPTGRKVAVVGAGPAGLSCAHQLAMHGHEVTVFEAREKPGGLNEYGIAAYKVTDGFAGREVDFILSLGGITIEHGKALGRDVTLAELRAGYGAVFLGLGHNAVNALRIEGEELEGVVNAVDFIAALRQAPDKSALPVGRRIVVIGGGNTAIDVATQSKRLGAEDVTVVYRRGPDAMSATGAEQEWAQTNGVRIKYWAQPRRVIGAGGQVREVEFEYTLLDEAGRLAGTREFFRIPADMVFKAIGQCFVPAAVGDADLAELLEFRPDGRFAVNEDRQTSLPNVFAGGDCVAGIDLTVSAVQDGKVAAEAIHRLLGAS